Sequence from the Paeniglutamicibacter cryotolerans genome:
GAGTTCGTCGGCAATCATGCCGGCGACGGGATCCTGCACGCCCTGCGCACCGGACCGTATTCATTTGAGACCGGCGGCTTCCTGCCCGAGGTCGTCATCGGCTACGAAACGTGGGGAACCCTGGACGAGCAGGGGTCCAACGCCGTCCTGATCCAGCATGCGCTGACCGGAGACTCCCACGTCTCCAGCGGCGATTCGGCAGAGGCCGGCTGGTGGGAGGGCTTCGTGGGCCCGGGCAAGACGGTGGACACCGAGCGGTTCTTCGTGGTCTGCGTGAACATGCTCGGCGGCTGCTACGGCAGCTCCGGACCATCCAGCCTGGACCCGGAGGGCGTGCCCTGGGGCTCGCGTTTCCCGTTCACCACCGTCAAGGACTCGGTGCGGATCGAGGCCCGACTGGCAGATGAGCTGGGCGTCGATGTCTGGCATACCGTGCTGGGCGGCTCCATGGGCGGGGCCCGGGCCCTTGAGTGGGCCGTCGAATTCCCGCAGCGGGTCGAACGTGCCGTGGTGGTGGCCGCCACCACGGCGTCCTCCGCCGAACAGATAGCCTTTGCCCAGGCCCAATGCGCGGCGATCCGGCTGGATCCGGCGTTCGCCGACGGCGACTACTACGCCGCGCAGGCCCCGGGGCCCGTCGCCGGGCTGGGCATTGCCCGGCGCATCGCGCACATCACCTACCGTTCCGAGCCCGAAATGGAGGTGCGCTTCGGCCGCGCACACCAGCTCGGGGAGAATCCCCTGGGGTCGCCGGCGCGCGATCGCGGACGTTACCAGGTGGAAAGCTATCTGGACCACCAGGCCTCCAAACTGGTGTCGCGGTTCGATGCGAACAGCTACCTGGTACTCACCGAGGCGCTGATGAGCCACGATGTGGGCCGCGGCTACGGCTCGGTTGACGCGGCGCTGGCCCGGACCGCCGGCGTGCGCTTCCTGGTGGCAGCCGTGGACAGCGACCGGCTCTACTGGCCCGAACAGTCCGAGCGGCTGGCCGCGTCTCTGCCGGTTCCGGTTCCGGTCAACTACATCACCTCGCCGATTGGGCACGACGGCTTCCTGACCGACATCGATCAGCTGTCCCCGGTGCTTGAAAGCGATTTCCTGAGCCCTGAGCACTGAGCCCTGAGCCCTGGTGCTCGGCAACGCAGGAGGCCGGCGGGGCTATCGGCCGCCGAGGATCTCCATACGCGCCGTCTCGTGTTCGGCTGCGGAGATCACGCTGCGGACCAGCAGGTCGTCGAGCTCGGCGAGCCGGGCCTCCTTGGAGGGGGCCGGTGCCAGCAGTCCACTGTTCATGACCTTGGCCGCCAGATCCGTCTGCATGGTCGCTGGATTCATCCCGGCGCGGCGGGCGGCCTTGATGTTGCGCAGGATCATGAAGAAGACGCTGAGGACGCCCAATGCGAGGACTGCCGCCACTGCGAGGAAAGCGGCGTCGAAGTTGTTTGCCAGCGTATCCAGGAACGAGTTCCCGGGGGAATCGACGTAGCCGAAGTCCAGCACATCGTCGGTGGATTCTGCCAAGGATGTTGCGGGCAGGTGCATGAGGTCCTCGTTCTGGGTGCGTGCTGAAGGGCTGCCCCGGCGGGACGCTTCGCTAGCTGGTCAGGTTATCAGGCGGACCGGGGGTTTCCGGGAGGTCTGTGGTGAAGGGCGCGGCCATCGGGCGCTTGGCGATGATTCCGTCGCCGCTTGACTGGTGCCGCAATCGGCGCAGTACCCACGGAGCCAAGTGGGAGCGTGCCCAGACGAGGTCCTGGCCGCGGGCCTGGCGCCAGGTCTTGGGATCCAGCGGCTCCGGAACCAGCGGCTTGAGTCCGTGTTCGATGTTCAGCGCCTCCAGCGCCATGATGGCTATGGTGTGGTGGCCCAGCGGCGAGAAATGCAACCGGTCCGGGGCCCACATCTGCTGGGCGTGCAGTTCGCGCAGGGCCCACATGTCAGCTATCACCGCGTCGTGGCGGGCACCCAGCGTGCGCAGGTTCTCGTTGTAGATGGCCACGCGTCCGCGCACGCTGCCCAGTACCGGTGTGTCGCGGATGTCCGGGCCGGTGAACAACAAGATGGTGGCCCCGGTGGTGGAGAGGATCCGCAGCAGCGAGTCCATCTTGTCGGCCAGCACATCAGGGTCCCCTCCGGGGCGGATCACGTCGTTGCCGCCCGCGCAGAGGCTGATCAAATCCGGATGCAGTTCAAGCGCGGCTCCCGCCTGCTCGTCGAGGATCTGGGCCAGCAGCCGGCCGCGAATGGCCAGGTTCGCGTAGGCGAAGTCCTCGGTGCCGTGGCTCAGTTCCTCGGCCACGCGGTCCGCCCAGCCACGGTAGCCGCCGGGGCTCTGCGGATCGGGATCGCCGATGCCCTCGGTGAAGGAATCGCCCAGCGCCACATAGCGGGTCCAAGGATGGTGTCCGTTGCCCGGCGTGGTCGTGGTGTGCACCAGTGGCTTCCCTGTCGGATGCATGCTCATTGCTTCATTCTTACCCCGGTGACCCCGCGGGCGCTAGCGTGGGCGGTCATGGTTGAATGGCCCGATGAACGAAACACCCTGGACTCCCACTGTCATCTGGTCCAAGCCCGAGGCCGAACGTGCCGGCACCCCGCTGCTGGTGCTGTTGCATGGCTACCTCTCCAACGAACAGGACCTGATCGGCCTGGCCCGGCTGCTGCCTGAAGAATTCACCCTCGCCTCGGTGCGGGCCCCGCACGCGCTGGGCCCGGGGTACACCTGGTTCCCGCTGATGCAGGATGCCGACTATTCCTTCGGTGCCGTGAAGGCGGCCGTCGCTGAGCTGTGGTCCTGGCTGGAGCCGGTGGGGAAGAACCACACGTCCGTCTCGCTGCTGGGCTTCTCCATGGGCATGGCGATGGCCACCTCGGTGCTGCGCCATCAGCCGGCGGCCATTACGGCGGTGGTGGGCCTCTCCGGCTTCGCCGTTCCGAACCACGGGGACGCCTTCTTCGACGACGCGGCGGTGAAGGCCGTACAGACCCCGCTGTTCTGGGGCCG
This genomic interval carries:
- the metX gene encoding homoserine O-acetyltransferase MetX: MSAQEAQWSEFVGNHAGDGILHALRTGPYSFETGGFLPEVVIGYETWGTLDEQGSNAVLIQHALTGDSHVSSGDSAEAGWWEGFVGPGKTVDTERFFVVCVNMLGGCYGSSGPSSLDPEGVPWGSRFPFTTVKDSVRIEARLADELGVDVWHTVLGGSMGGARALEWAVEFPQRVERAVVVAATTASSAEQIAFAQAQCAAIRLDPAFADGDYYAAQAPGPVAGLGIARRIAHITYRSEPEMEVRFGRAHQLGENPLGSPARDRGRYQVESYLDHQASKLVSRFDANSYLVLTEALMSHDVGRGYGSVDAALARTAGVRFLVAAVDSDRLYWPEQSERLAASLPVPVPVNYITSPIGHDGFLTDIDQLSPVLESDFLSPEH
- a CDS encoding alpha/beta hydrolase encodes the protein MNETPWTPTVIWSKPEAERAGTPLLVLLHGYLSNEQDLIGLARLLPEEFTLASVRAPHALGPGYTWFPLMQDADYSFGAVKAAVAELWSWLEPVGKNHTSVSLLGFSMGMAMATSVLRHQPAAITAVVGLSGFAVPNHGDAFFDDAAVKAVQTPLFWGRDQADPVITHDKIEYTHAWATGHVALTKVLYTDMLHSVSEQEMAHVHEFLTHVLLNAASSGT
- a CDS encoding SGNH/GDSL hydrolase family protein; protein product: MHPTGKPLVHTTTTPGNGHHPWTRYVALGDSFTEGIGDPDPQSPGGYRGWADRVAEELSHGTEDFAYANLAIRGRLLAQILDEQAGAALELHPDLISLCAGGNDVIRPGGDPDVLADKMDSLLRILSTTGATILLFTGPDIRDTPVLGSVRGRVAIYNENLRTLGARHDAVIADMWALRELHAQQMWAPDRLHFSPLGHHTIAIMALEALNIEHGLKPLVPEPLDPKTWRQARGQDLVWARSHLAPWVLRRLRHQSSGDGIIAKRPMAAPFTTDLPETPGPPDNLTS